The Actinomycetota bacterium genomic sequence AGCAGATTGCCAAGGCAGGTTATTATTTGATTGACTGCGGCCTGGCAGTAGAGAACCTTATATTGACTGCTCTCCAAGACGGTATAGGCAGCTGCATTATAGGTGCCTGCAATAAAGAAAAAATTGCAGGGATTATAAAATTACCAGCTAATTACCAGCTTGAACTGGTAATAGCACTTGGCTACCCTGCCCAATCTTCTATTGTTTTTGATATGGACTCATCCGTAAAATATTACCTGGATGATAATAAAACCATGCATGTTCCTAAAAGGCAGCTAAAAGATATATTGCATTACAATCAATATTGATTATGCAAACAGGCCATAATACAGAATTGATATACGGAAATAATGCAGTGCTGGCTGTGCTTACTTCTAATGCCGGCCGGAGGAAGGTTTACCGCTTATTCTTAACCGGAAGCAAGAAAAAAACCCCGGTCATAAAAAATATTTTGAGCCTATGCCAGAAGAAAAAAATTCAAATAGTAGAGCAGGATAAAAATACTTTTGAGCTTAATATAACCAGGTCTCTAAGCAGGCGGGATCTGGAGTCGACACAAGGTATTGCCTTGGAGGTGTCTAGCTATAATTATTACCAGCTAGATAATTATCTACAATCCGGGCACTCTCCTAAAAGGTTCTTGGTTATGCTGGATGGTATAACTGATGTCGGCAATTTTGGATCAATAATCAGAAACGTAAGTGCTTTTGAAGCCGATGGAATTATTATTGGCAAAAACCGAAGTGCACAGGTAAATCAGAGAGTAACCAAAACTTCTGCAGGTGCTTTAGAAAATACCAGGGTGTTCAGGGTAACCAATTTAGCCAGAAGCCTGCAAAAGCTTAAGGATAATGGTTTCTGGATCTATGGTTCAGAAGTAGAAGGCTCAATACCCATGAAGGAAGTACCCCTGGCTTTTCCTTTGGTAATAGTGCTGGGAAGTGAGGGTAAGGGCATCAGTAATCTGACTGCCAAGATGTGTGATTATCTAGTAAAAATTGATATGAGCAACAATATACAGTCTTTAAATGTTTCTGTAGCCAGCGGAATATTGATGCACTGGGTATACCAGGAGATGAAACAATGAATGAACTGGTAATAGTAGATGGCTACAATTTCATATTTCACTATGCAGCTGAAACAAAAATGGACAATGACAGCCTAACCTACTACCGGGATCGCCTAATCAATGATCTTGCCGGGTATAAAGCCAGCAAAAATAAAGATGTGGTCCTGGTTTTTGATGCCCGCCACAGCAGCAATGCTACCAGGACTACTCATATGATTAATCAAGTGAGGATTATTTATTCCAAAAAAGGGGAGACTGCAGACACAGTTATAGAAGAAATGGTAAACCAGGATCAAAGCCACAATAAAATTTTTGTGGTTACTTCAGATTATGTACAGCAAAAAGTGGTGTTCAGGAAAAATGTATACAGGCTGTCTTCCCGGGAATTCGGGTTGCAGTTAAATGAGCTTAAAACACAATTAAGGCAGCAAGTAAACCAGCTAAACAAGCAATCTAATACTTCTTTTTATAATCTAGGGGCCAGGCTAAATAAAAAGGACTGGGATGATTTCACTAAAATCAGAAATAATTAGCCTGATAGTTTTAATTATAGTATTAATATCGGCAGTGGGTTGCGGATTATTTTATTATAAGCCCGGAATTGAAGATACAAGCGAAAGGGCCAATACAGGATTTATAGTAGCGGAAGTGATTGATGGAGATACTTTGGTTATAGAAGGCGGAGAGAGAATCAGGCTAATTGGCATAAATACCCCGGAAGAAGGCCAGTATTTTTATAGGGAAGCCAAACAAGCCCTGGAAGCTATGGTAGAAGGGAAAAATATAAAGCTGGAATCAGATATTTCTGACCTGGACCAATACGGCCGGCTGTTGAGATATGTATATAAGGACAATTTGTTTGTAAATCTGGAAATGGTAAAACGGGGTTTTGCCCATTCTTATAGTTATCCGCCGGATCTAAAACATCAGGATCAATTGCTTCAGGCCCAGGAATACGCCAGGCAAAACAGTTTGGGTTTGTGGGAACAAAGCAGCTCCCCCCTGGAGGTTAAAATCCAATATGATGCCCCTGGTGATGACAGCCAGAATATCAATCAGGAATATGTAATAATTACTAATACTTCTTCTTTTTCTATGGATGTAACAGGGTTTACTATCAAAGACCGGGGAACCAACATTTTTAAGTTCCCCAGGTTTGAACTACAAAGCGGCCAAACCATTTTTGTACATAGTGGTTACGGCAAAAATGAAGACGGCCACTTTTACTGGAATAGCGATACCCCTGTATGGAATAACAGTGGCGACACCTTGTTTATAAGGGATAGGGAAGGACTTCTGGTGGCCATTTTTGATTATTAAACGTCTTTGTAGTGGGATTCATGTTTAATCCAGTACAGGGAAGGGTGTATTAATTTTTGCCACCTTATTTTTATTATACGGAAAAGTATCTTAAATAATTGGCTTAATGCATTCCCATGGTTGGCCAGGGCCAATTTCATGCCTTCTATCCGGTTGTCAGCATAATTTACAACGGCTGAGGTTTCTTTAAGCTGTTTATCTGTAGGAATTTGAAACTGGTAAAGGAGGTTCAGCCGGTTTAAGGCTTCAGCCCCCTCATATATTTCATTCCAAACGCATTTTTTACTGCTGTCTACCTCGCATTTACCCTCTTGAGATCCACCGCAGGGACCGTTTCTTAATTCCTTGGGACATCTCATAGGGCAGACAAAACCGGTAGTGGACAGGATACATTGACCACAAGACCTGCAGTCAAAGATTAGTTCCTTTAGTTTTTCTTCTAAAAAAAACAGAACCCTATAGATGCATCTGAGATGCAGGAACGGCTTTGGTTTAGGTTTAAATTGCTTTGTGCTGGTAAACGAAACCATATATTTACTCCTTAAAGCGTAAAGTTTAGCTAAATAATTTAATAAATGTTATTCTAATTTATTTTTGATGTCAAACTACTAAGCTGATTGACATTTTGACTAAAAGGTATAAACTAATAAAAAAAGTTAAGCATGCCTAAATTATGGAAAATACTAAATTGATGTCTTTGGCATCTGCAAAACCAAATA encodes the following:
- a CDS encoding nitroreductase family protein, giving the protein MENKVYELIGKRRSIRKFLPKTIAKDALNRMVDAARLAPSAANMQPLEYIIVDQKEQREKIFPLTKWAGYISPEGTPAPGEEPMAYIAVVINQQIAKAGYYLIDCGLAVENLILTALQDGIGSCIIGACNKEKIAGIIKLPANYQLELVIALGYPAQSSIVFDMDSSVKYYLDDNKTMHVPKRQLKDILHYNQY
- the rlmB gene encoding 23S rRNA (guanosine(2251)-2'-O)-methyltransferase RlmB, translated to MQTGHNTELIYGNNAVLAVLTSNAGRRKVYRLFLTGSKKKTPVIKNILSLCQKKKIQIVEQDKNTFELNITRSLSRRDLESTQGIALEVSSYNYYQLDNYLQSGHSPKRFLVMLDGITDVGNFGSIIRNVSAFEADGIIIGKNRSAQVNQRVTKTSAGALENTRVFRVTNLARSLQKLKDNGFWIYGSEVEGSIPMKEVPLAFPLVIVLGSEGKGISNLTAKMCDYLVKIDMSNNIQSLNVSVASGILMHWVYQEMKQ
- a CDS encoding thermonuclease family protein, translating into MISLKSEIISLIVLIIVLISAVGCGLFYYKPGIEDTSERANTGFIVAEVIDGDTLVIEGGERIRLIGINTPEEGQYFYREAKQALEAMVEGKNIKLESDISDLDQYGRLLRYVYKDNLFVNLEMVKRGFAHSYSYPPDLKHQDQLLQAQEYARQNSLGLWEQSSSPLEVKIQYDAPGDDSQNINQEYVIITNTSSFSMDVTGFTIKDRGTNIFKFPRFELQSGQTIFVHSGYGKNEDGHFYWNSDTPVWNNSGDTLFIRDREGLLVAIFDY
- a CDS encoding NYN domain-containing protein: MNELVIVDGYNFIFHYAAETKMDNDSLTYYRDRLINDLAGYKASKNKDVVLVFDARHSSNATRTTHMINQVRIIYSKKGETADTVIEEMVNQDQSHNKIFVVTSDYVQQKVVFRKNVYRLSSREFGLQLNELKTQLRQQVNQLNKQSNTSFYNLGARLNKKDWDDFTKIRNN
- a CDS encoding methylenetetrahydrofolate reductase C-terminal domain-containing protein, with the translated sequence MVSFTSTKQFKPKPKPFLHLRCIYRVLFFLEEKLKELIFDCRSCGQCILSTTGFVCPMRCPKELRNGPCGGSQEGKCEVDSSKKCVWNEIYEGAEALNRLNLLYQFQIPTDKQLKETSAVVNYADNRIEGMKLALANHGNALSQLFKILFRIIKIRWQKLIHPSLYWIKHESHYKDV